A stretch of Canis lupus familiaris isolate Mischka breed German Shepherd chromosome 11, alternate assembly UU_Cfam_GSD_1.0, whole genome shotgun sequence DNA encodes these proteins:
- the CDKN2B gene encoding cyclin-dependent kinase 4 inhibitor B: protein MREEATGLLGGDGGDAGLASASAQGQAETVRQLLEAGADPNGVNSFGRRPIQVMMMGSTRVAQLLLLHGADPNCADPATLTRPVHDAAREGFLDTLVVLHRAGARLDVRDAWGRLPVDLAEERGHGAVARYLRAAAGD, encoded by the exons ATGCGCGAGGAGGCCACGGGCttgct cggcggggacggcggcgaCGCGGGCCTGGCCAGCGCCTCGGCGCAGGGGCAGGCGGAGACCGTGCGGCAGCTCCTGGAAGCCGGCGCGGATCCCAACGGAGTCAACAGCTTCGGCAGGCGCCCGATCCAG GTCATGATGATGGGCAGCACCCGCGTggcccagctgctgctgctccacGGCGCCGACCCCAACTGTGCCGACCCCGCCACCCTCACCCGCCCTGTGCACGACGCGGCCCGGGAGGGCTTCCTGGACACGCTGGTGGTGCTGCACCGAGCCGGGGCGCGGCTGGACGTGCGCGATGCCTGGGGCCGCCTGCCCGTGGACCTGGCTGAGGAGCGGGGCCACGGCGCTGTCGCCCGGTACCTGCGCGCAGCCGCGGGGGACTGA